From the Bradyrhizobium ontarionense genome, the window GTCACGGCAATCCGGATAGCCGGAATAATCCGTCTCGCACATGCCGCCGACGATGTGGCGAATGCCGCGCCGATAGGCCAGCGCGGCGGCGAAGGTGAGGAACACGAGATTGCGGCCCGGCACGAAGGTGTTGGGCAGGCCGTCAGCCCCCATCTCGATTGCGACGTCACGCGTCAGCGCGGTCTCGGAAATCGCCGCCAGCGTCGGAATGTCCAGCGTGTGGCTGTCGCCGAGCTTGCCCGCCCAATCGGGACGGACATGCACGAGCCCTTCGACCAGGCGGTCGCGGCAGTCGAGCTCGATCGCATGGCGCTGGCCATAGGCGAAGCCGATGGTCTCGACACGCGTGAAGCGGTCGAGCGCCCAGGCCAGGCAGGTCGTCGAATCCTGCCCGCCTGAGAATAGCACCAGGGCTGTCATGTCCTGCTCAATCATGGCACCCCGCTTAGCATCATCGTCCGGTCCGGCCAACCGCGGGGCAGCCGGCTTCGTGGCCGTTTTTGCTGGGACCCGCACGCCGCTTGGGGCATACAGGACCCAACCGAAAGACGCTGTCAGGACTTGCAATGACCCCTTCCCGCGACATCTCACGCCTGATCGAGATCATGGCGGCGCTGCGCACGCCCGTCACCGGCTGCCCGTGGGACGTGGAGCAGACCTTCCAGACGATCGCGCCCTACACCATCGAGGAAGCCCACGAGGTCGCGGACGCGATCACGCGCAACGACCTCGACGATCTGCGCGAGGAGCTCGGCGACCTCCTGCTGCAGGTCGTCTATCACGCCCGCATCGCCGAGGAGCAAGGCGCGTTCGCGTTCGCTGACGTCGTCGAAGGCATCACCAGGAAGATGATCCGCCGCCATCCGCATGTGTTTCCGGACAAGGACGGCAACGTCACCCAGCCCAGCAAAGGCACCTGGGATCGCATCAAGGCCGAGGAGAAGGCCGAGCGCGCGGCGCGGCGGCCGCCAGAGGAGCAGACCAGCCGGTCATCGCTGTTGGCGGGGGTCAAGGCTGGACAGCCGGCGCTGGTGCGCGCGATGGAGCTGCAGCGCAAGGCGGCCACCGTCGGCTTCGACTGGAACGATCCGCGCGCGGTGCTGCAGAAGATCCGCGAAGAGGCCGACGAGATCGAGGCCGCGCTCGACGCGAAGGACGCGACCGAGCTCGCCGCGGAAACCGGCGATCTCCTGTTCGCCCTGGTCAACCTCGCCCGCCACGCGGACGTCGATCCGGAGACGGCGCTGCGCGGCACCAACGCCAAGTTCGAGCGCCGCTTCGGCCATATCGAGCGCGCACTTTCCGCCAAGGGCCGCACGCTCGAGGAAGCCTCGCTCGACGAGATGGACGAGCTGTGGAACGAGGCGAAGGCGCTGGAGAAATAGCCTGACCCGCTCCAGCATCGAGATCAGCCGCCTTTGGTCGAGAGCACGCCTTTGGCAATGTCGACGAAGCGTTGCGCGGCAGGCGACAATCCGAAATCGGCGCGGCTCAGCAGCGACACGTGCCGGTAGATCGTCGGCTGCGACAGAGGGATGGCGGTAAGCGTCGGGAATTGGGTCTTCGGCAGCATATGCCCGGGCAGGATGCTGATGCCCGCTCCTTCGGCGGTGAGCGCCAGCGCGGTCGTGATTAGCGACACCTCCCAGGCCGGCTTCAGTGCTCGCCCGGTTTGCGCTAGTGCCTCATCGATCTGACGGCGGATTCGCGTGCCATGGCGCATCGTGATCAGGTCGGAGCTCATGATGGCGTCCCACGACAGACGGCGGTGCTTCTCGAACCGGCCGTCCTTGATCCCGATGGCCGAAAGCGGACTTTGCATGAGGGGATCAATCCTCACTTCCGGCACGCCCTCGTCCTCGACGCTGCCGAGGCCGAATTCCGCATGCCCCGCCATCACCACGGTCAGCAGCTCGTCTGGCGCAACATCACGCAAGTCGATGCTCACCTCGGGATGGCGGGATCGAAACGCCGCGAAGACGCGCGGAAGCAGCGCGGAAGCGACCCCTGCTGAGACTGCGATCGAGATCCGGCCGGCCTTGATCTCGGCGAGATCGCGCATCCTGCGGGACAGCCCTTGCGCACCGCTCAGGATGCGTTCCGCCGCCGTGATCGCCTCACGACAAGCCGCCGTTGGGTGCAGCGCCCGCGTCGTCCGATCGAACAGCCTGAGCTGAAAGTTCTCCTCGATCTGCCGAATCAGCAGGCTGATGGCCGACTGGGTGACGCGCAGTTCGGCTGCCGCCTTAGTAATGCTGCCGAGCCGATACACCGCGACCAGGGCCTCCAATTGCCGCAAGCTGGGGGGCATTAGCTTTCCTCATGAATGAATGAGAATTTTGTGGCTAATCGAAAGAGTTTGATCATGCAACATATTTGCAAATAGCGCGGCCGCAGCGAACCGGCCGCGCAGCAACAAGCAAGGGGGAGGAACACTTTGACGCAGGGGATCAATCTCGCGCGCTACGTCGACGAGCGCCCGTTGTCGGGCTTCCAGATTCGGGTCATTTGCCTGTGCGCGCTCGTCGTCGGGCTGGACGGGTTCGATGCCCAGGCGCTCGGCTTCGTCGCGCCGGCCTTGAGCAAGGACCTGCATCTGCAGCCGGGAGCCCTGGGGCCCGTGTTTGGCGCGTCCTTGTTCGGCGTGATGATCGGCTCGCTGGTGTTCGGCGCCCTCGCCGACTATCTCGGCCGCAAATGGCTCGTCGTCGCCGGCGTCCTCGTGTTCGCGCTCGGATCGCTGGCGACCACCCAGGCAACGAGCGTATCCGACCTCGTTACTATCCGGTTCCTCACCGGCCTCGGGCTCGGCGGCGTCCTGCCCAACACCATCGCCCTGACCGGTGAATATGCGCCGCAGCGCCGCAGGACCCTGCTGATCATGCTGATGTTCATGACGGTCTCACTGGGATCGGCGATCGGCGGAGCGGTCGCGGCCAAGCTCATCACTGCCTACGGCTGGCAGATCATCTTCCTGATCGGCGGCATCCTCCCGCTCATCCTCTGTCCGGTCCTGATCGTCTGGCTGCCGGAATCACTCTCGCTGCTGGCGCTCGACAACGGCAAGAGCCATCGCGTGCGCGCGCTGCTGATGCGCATCGATCCTTCGGCTCGCCTTCCGGCCGACGCGCGCTTTACGATCGTCGAGGAGAGCGGCAAGGGCTTTCTGTTGCCACAGCTGTTCACCAAGCGGCGTCTGCTGCCGACCCTGCTGCTGTGGGTCATGTTCTTCATGAACATGATGGACATCTATTTCCTCAATAGCTGGCTGCCGACGCTCACGCATGGTGTCGGGCTCGACGTCCAGGCGGCGATCGCCGTCGGCATCGCGTTCCAGTTCGGCGGCATGCTTGGCACCGTCGGGCTCGGGCTGCTGATTGAAAAGTTCGGCTTCGATCGTGTCCTGTTCGCGACCTACATTGCCGGCTTCCTCTCGATCATCACCGTCGGTTTCGCAGGGGCCTCGTTGCCGATCCTCGTGCCGGCCGTCTTCATTGCCGGCGTGGCCGTGATCGGCGGGCAGATCGGCTGCAACGCCTATGCGGCACGGATCTACCCGACCTACATCCGCGGCACCGGCATCGGCTGGGCGCTGGGCATCGGTCGCTTCGGCTCGATCCTCGGCGTCACCCTCGGTGGATTGATGCTCGCCGCAAAATGGGACGTCTCCTCGCTGTTTCAGGCGAGCGCGGTGCCGCAGCTCTGCTCGGCACTGGTGATCCTCGGCCTCGCTGTCCTCGGCATGCGCGGCAGTCTTCCGACCTCCGACGACACACAGCGGGATGCGCTCTCCACTCCCGAGCGTGCGTAGATCAAAGCAAGAGAACTGACATGAAGACGATTCAAACCCAGGTGCTCATCGTGGGCGCCGGCCCGGTCGGACTGACCGCCGCCATGGATCTCGCCTCGCGCGGCATCGACGTCGTGGTCGCAGAGATCCGACGCGCCGGCGAGCCGCCCAACGTGAAATGCAACCACGTCTCCGCGCGGTCGATGGAGGTGTTTCGCCGCCTCGGCATCGTCCGCGAGGTGCGCGAAGGTGGCCTGCCGGCCGATTTTCCCAATGACTGCGCCTATCGGACTGCGGTCGTCGGCCGCGAGCTGACGCGCATCCCGATTCCATCCCGCCAGGACCGCTACACGGCGACCGGAGGGCCGGACACCGATTGGCCGACGCCCGAGCCGCCGCATCGCATCAATCAGATCTATCTCGAGCCCATCCTGTTCGCGTGCGCCGAGGCGCAGCGCGGCGTCACGATTCTCAACCGTGTCCAGGTCGATGAGTTCGACCAAGATGACAACGGCGTGGTCGCGCGGGCGCGCGATCTCGACGCCGACCAGGACATCACCATCACCGCCGACTATCTGATTGGCTGCGATGGCGGCCGCTCGGCGGTGCGCAAGCTCATCGGCTCACGGCTCAGCGGCACCGACGTAGTGCAGCGGGTGCAGTCCACCTACATCCACGCTCCGGCGCTGAAGGACCTCATCGCCCAGAAGCCGGCGTGGATGACGATGTCGCTCAATCCGCGCCGCTGCGGCACTACCGTCTCCATCGACGGTCGCGACAATTGGCTGATCCACAACCACCTTGCTGCGGAGGAAGTGGAATTCGACAGCGTCGACCGCGATTGGGCCCTGCGCACCATCCTCGGCGTCGACGACCGTTTCCAGTATGAGATCATCAGCAAGGAGGACTGGATCGGCCGTCGCCTGGTGGCCGATCGCTTCCGGGACCGTCGTGCCTTCATCTGTGGCGATGCGGCGCACCTGTGGATCCCCTATGCCGGCTACGGCATGAATGCCGGGATCGCCGATGCGGTCGACCTGTGCTGGATGCTCGCCGGCGTCATCACGGGATGGGCCGCCCCTGCCCTGCTCGACGCCTATGAAGCGGAGCGGCAGCCGATCACCG encodes:
- a CDS encoding LysR family transcriptional regulator, whose amino-acid sequence is MPPSLRQLEALVAVYRLGSITKAAAELRVTQSAISLLIRQIEENFQLRLFDRTTRALHPTAACREAITAAERILSGAQGLSRRMRDLAEIKAGRISIAVSAGVASALLPRVFAAFRSRHPEVSIDLRDVAPDELLTVVMAGHAEFGLGSVEDEGVPEVRIDPLMQSPLSAIGIKDGRFEKHRRLSWDAIMSSDLITMRHGTRIRRQIDEALAQTGRALKPAWEVSLITTALALTAEGAGISILPGHMLPKTQFPTLTAIPLSQPTIYRHVSLLSRADFGLSPAAQRFVDIAKGVLSTKGG
- the mazG gene encoding nucleoside triphosphate pyrophosphohydrolase, translating into MTPSRDISRLIEIMAALRTPVTGCPWDVEQTFQTIAPYTIEEAHEVADAITRNDLDDLREELGDLLLQVVYHARIAEEQGAFAFADVVEGITRKMIRRHPHVFPDKDGNVTQPSKGTWDRIKAEEKAERAARRPPEEQTSRSSLLAGVKAGQPALVRAMELQRKAATVGFDWNDPRAVLQKIREEADEIEAALDAKDATELAAETGDLLFALVNLARHADVDPETALRGTNAKFERRFGHIERALSAKGRTLEEASLDEMDELWNEAKALEK
- a CDS encoding MFS transporter, giving the protein MTQGINLARYVDERPLSGFQIRVICLCALVVGLDGFDAQALGFVAPALSKDLHLQPGALGPVFGASLFGVMIGSLVFGALADYLGRKWLVVAGVLVFALGSLATTQATSVSDLVTIRFLTGLGLGGVLPNTIALTGEYAPQRRRTLLIMLMFMTVSLGSAIGGAVAAKLITAYGWQIIFLIGGILPLILCPVLIVWLPESLSLLALDNGKSHRVRALLMRIDPSARLPADARFTIVEESGKGFLLPQLFTKRRLLPTLLLWVMFFMNMMDIYFLNSWLPTLTHGVGLDVQAAIAVGIAFQFGGMLGTVGLGLLIEKFGFDRVLFATYIAGFLSIITVGFAGASLPILVPAVFIAGVAVIGGQIGCNAYAARIYPTYIRGTGIGWALGIGRFGSILGVTLGGLMLAAKWDVSSLFQASAVPQLCSALVILGLAVLGMRGSLPTSDDTQRDALSTPERA
- the queC gene encoding 7-cyano-7-deazaguanine synthase QueC, whose translation is MIEQDMTALVLFSGGQDSTTCLAWALDRFTRVETIGFAYGQRHAIELDCRDRLVEGLVHVRPDWAGKLGDSHTLDIPTLAAISETALTRDVAIEMGADGLPNTFVPGRNLVFLTFAAALAYRRGIRHIVGGMCETDYSGYPDCRDETIKALQNALSLGMARSFELHTPLMWLSKAATWQLAHDLGGTGLVDLIRDQSHTCYLGERGARHDWGYGCGHCPACELRARGWREYAAAGGPS
- a CDS encoding FAD-dependent oxidoreductase → MKTIQTQVLIVGAGPVGLTAAMDLASRGIDVVVAEIRRAGEPPNVKCNHVSARSMEVFRRLGIVREVREGGLPADFPNDCAYRTAVVGRELTRIPIPSRQDRYTATGGPDTDWPTPEPPHRINQIYLEPILFACAEAQRGVTILNRVQVDEFDQDDNGVVARARDLDADQDITITADYLIGCDGGRSAVRKLIGSRLSGTDVVQRVQSTYIHAPALKDLIAQKPAWMTMSLNPRRCGTTVSIDGRDNWLIHNHLAAEEVEFDSVDRDWALRTILGVDDRFQYEIISKEDWIGRRLVADRFRDRRAFICGDAAHLWIPYAGYGMNAGIADAVDLCWMLAGVITGWAAPALLDAYEAERQPITEQVSHFAMNHALAVMSQRRAVPAEVEIDGPVGDAARDRVGKAAYDLNVQQYCCAGLNFGYYYDRSPAISYDGETPPAYGMGYFTASTVPGARAPHVWLSDGRSLLDVIGPAYTLVRFDPAVDVTPLIDAAARQSVPLTLVDVDRAKAAYGFAESLLLVRPDSHIAWRGTTAAHEPDKLFDRLRGIVTQPEAMRRDDAVVA